The Streptomyces luteogriseus genome includes a window with the following:
- a CDS encoding SurA N-terminal domain-containing protein, with product MHRRRRTALVLTAAIAAAAPLLTACGNDAHPGAAAVVGGQRITVSQLDERVGEVRAAQRAAVADEAQYQQAIARTGTLTRDTLHTMVLDRVLHRAAENAGVSVSRKEIQAMRSGLEQQAGGAKALETTWLQQYGIPPQRLDENLRLQLEAQKLAEKLGTNTDRPEFWKALSDASKDLNVDLNPRYGTWDVQKSSRADAKTPWVRDVTAAQTQQGM from the coding sequence TTGCACCGCCGCCGTCGCACCGCGCTCGTCCTCACCGCAGCGATCGCCGCCGCGGCGCCCCTTCTCACGGCCTGCGGCAACGACGCGCATCCCGGCGCGGCAGCCGTGGTGGGAGGCCAGCGGATCACCGTCTCCCAGCTGGACGAGAGGGTCGGCGAGGTTCGCGCGGCCCAGCGGGCGGCCGTGGCGGACGAGGCGCAGTACCAGCAGGCCATCGCCAGGACCGGCACCCTCACCCGCGACACCCTGCACACCATGGTCCTGGACCGGGTGCTGCACCGCGCCGCCGAGAACGCCGGAGTGTCCGTCTCCCGCAAGGAGATCCAGGCGATGCGGTCCGGCCTGGAACAGCAGGCCGGCGGCGCGAAGGCGCTGGAGACGACCTGGCTCCAGCAGTACGGCATCCCGCCGCAGCGCCTCGACGAGAACCTCCGGCTCCAGCTGGAGGCCCAGAAGCTCGCCGAGAAGCTCGGCACGAACACCGACCGTCCCGAGTTCTGGAAGGCCCTCTCCGACGCCTCCAAGGACCTGAACGTCGACCTCAACCCGCGCTACGGCACCTGGGACGTCCAGAAGAGCAGCCGCGCCGACGCCAAGACGCCGTGGGTGCGGGACGTCACGGCGGCACAGACGCAGCAGGGCATGTAG
- a CDS encoding nucleoside triphosphate pyrophosphohydrolase has translation MNANSPEVTPGPERTAPDAAAAPGRIVLLTTSHRVAPGLLSWPAWQALHAADRVLCADGTHPQLPYLREAGITVDEASPTAQELVDACAGGHTLVVVATGEGEPVLTDGLARLAGTGRIAMPELELLPASYDLPGARLLDLVQVMDRIRAECPWSSRQTHEGLAKYGIEEAYELVEAIEEGDRDELREELGDVLLQVVFHARIAEEGRPEDGEEPFSIDDVAGGIVAKLIHRHPHVFGDATATTPEEVKEHWLRTKAVEKQRTSITEGIPLGQPGLALAAKLASRVRTAGLEIPLPPVEGIGYDLLALAVRAESEGVDPEAALRAAARAYRDTIRDAEG, from the coding sequence GTGAACGCCAACAGCCCCGAAGTCACCCCGGGCCCCGAGCGGACCGCCCCCGACGCGGCCGCCGCCCCCGGCCGCATCGTCCTGCTCACCACCAGCCACCGCGTCGCCCCCGGTCTGCTCTCCTGGCCCGCCTGGCAGGCCCTGCACGCGGCCGACCGGGTGCTGTGCGCGGACGGCACGCACCCGCAGCTGCCGTATCTGCGCGAGGCGGGGATCACCGTCGACGAGGCGTCCCCGACCGCGCAAGAGCTGGTCGACGCCTGCGCCGGCGGACACACGCTGGTCGTGGTCGCGACCGGCGAGGGTGAACCGGTCCTGACGGACGGCCTGGCCCGCCTCGCCGGCACCGGCCGCATCGCCATGCCCGAGCTGGAGCTGCTGCCCGCCTCCTACGACCTGCCGGGCGCCCGGCTCCTCGACCTCGTCCAGGTCATGGACCGTATCCGCGCCGAATGCCCCTGGTCCTCCCGGCAGACCCACGAGGGCCTGGCCAAGTACGGCATCGAGGAGGCGTACGAACTCGTCGAGGCGATCGAGGAGGGCGACCGCGACGAACTGCGCGAGGAGCTCGGCGACGTCCTCCTCCAGGTCGTCTTCCACGCCCGCATCGCGGAGGAGGGCCGCCCGGAGGACGGTGAGGAGCCCTTCTCCATCGACGACGTGGCCGGTGGCATCGTCGCCAAGCTGATCCACCGCCATCCGCATGTCTTCGGTGACGCGACCGCCACCACCCCCGAGGAGGTCAAGGAGCACTGGCTGCGCACCAAGGCGGTCGAGAAGCAGCGCACCTCGATCACCGAGGGCATCCCCCTCGGCCAGCCCGGTCTGGCCCTCGCCGCCAAGCTGGCCTCCCGCGTCCGCACGGCGGGCCTGGAGATACCGCTCCCACCCGTCGAGGGCATCGGCTACGACCTCCTGGCCCTGGCCGTCCGCGCCGAGTCGGAGGGCGTCGACCCGGAAGCGGCCCTGAGAGCGGCGGCCCGCGCGTACCGGGACACGATCAGGGACGCCGAGGGCTGA
- a CDS encoding cytochrome P450 family protein: MTDQPQPRTPTTAPDLFTWEFASDPYPAYAWLREHSPVHRTRLPSGVEAWLVTRYADAKQTLADHRLSKNPAHHDEPAHAKGKTGIPGERKAELMTHLLNIDPPDHTRLRRLVSKAFTPRRVAEFAPRVQELTDTLIDGFADKGAADLIHEFAFPLPIYAICDLLGVPREDQDDFRDWAGMMIRHQGGPRGGVARSVKKMRGYLADLIHRKREALPAQAAPGEDLISGLIRASDHGEHLTENEAAAMAFILLFAGFETTVNLIGNGTYALLTHPEQRTRLQASLAAGESGLLETGVEELLRYDGPVELATWRFATQPLTLGGQRIGAGDPVLVVLAAADRDPERFADPDVLDLSRRDNQHLGYGHGIHYCLGAPLARLEGQTALATLLTRLPDLRLAADPAELRWRGGLIMRGLRTLPVEFAPA; the protein is encoded by the coding sequence GTGACCGACCAGCCCCAGCCCCGCACTCCCACGACCGCTCCCGACCTCTTCACCTGGGAGTTCGCGAGCGACCCCTACCCCGCGTACGCCTGGCTCCGCGAGCACAGCCCCGTCCACAGGACGCGGCTCCCCAGCGGTGTGGAGGCCTGGCTGGTCACGCGGTACGCCGACGCCAAGCAGACGCTCGCCGACCACCGGCTCTCCAAGAACCCCGCGCACCACGACGAACCGGCGCACGCCAAGGGCAAGACCGGGATCCCCGGGGAGCGCAAGGCCGAGCTGATGACCCATCTGCTCAACATCGACCCGCCGGACCACACCCGGCTGCGACGGCTGGTGTCCAAGGCGTTCACCCCCCGCCGGGTCGCCGAGTTCGCGCCGCGGGTGCAGGAGCTCACCGACACCCTCATCGACGGGTTCGCGGACAAGGGGGCCGCCGACCTGATCCACGAGTTCGCGTTCCCGCTCCCCATCTACGCCATCTGTGACCTGCTCGGCGTCCCGCGCGAGGACCAGGACGACTTCCGCGACTGGGCGGGCATGATGATCCGTCACCAGGGCGGCCCCAGGGGAGGCGTCGCGCGGTCCGTGAAGAAGATGCGCGGCTACCTCGCCGACCTCATCCACCGCAAGCGGGAGGCGCTGCCTGCGCAAGCCGCCCCCGGCGAGGACCTCATCTCCGGTCTCATCCGCGCCTCCGACCACGGCGAGCACCTCACCGAGAACGAGGCGGCGGCCATGGCCTTCATCCTGCTGTTCGCCGGTTTCGAGACGACCGTGAACCTGATCGGCAACGGCACCTACGCCCTCCTCACCCACCCCGAGCAGCGCACACGGCTCCAGGCGTCCCTCGCCGCCGGGGAGAGCGGCCTCCTGGAGACCGGCGTCGAGGAGCTCCTCCGCTACGACGGCCCGGTCGAACTCGCCACCTGGCGCTTCGCCACGCAGCCCCTCACCCTCGGCGGGCAGCGCATCGGGGCCGGCGACCCCGTCCTCGTCGTCCTGGCCGCCGCGGACCGGGACCCGGAGCGGTTCGCCGATCCGGACGTGCTGGACCTCTCCCGACGTGACAACCAACACCTCGGGTACGGCCACGGCATCCACTACTGCCTCGGCGCCCCGCTCGCCCGCCTGGAGGGCCAGACCGCGCTCGCCACCCTGCTCACCCGGCTCCCTGACCTCCGGCTCGCCGCGGATCCGGCCGAGCTGCGGTGGCGCGGCGGCCTCATCATGCGAGGGCTGCGCACGCTGCCGGTGGAGTTCGCACCGGCATGA